The Tenebrio molitor chromosome 7, icTenMoli1.1, whole genome shotgun sequence region ACAAAAATTGtgacttttattttctctCTGTCTCGATAAGAAAGTTTGTAAAAAACgtatacaaaacaaaaaatatctattttgaAGAACACTGGCAAACAACGCAGGTGGCGAgaatattttgagttttattagTGAGTAggatttatcaataattaaatttttatactgctCGTTGTTTTCAGGTGGCTCTGGGGGCTACCAGGGTGGTAAACAACGAGGTGGAggcggtggcggcggcggcggcggtcgCAACCAAAGGCATCAGCCTTACTAATAGCGTGACTGAACATGGTTGATCGTATACTTTTATAGATAGATGTATTCATCATctcaattatttttgttttcttttcacaATTTATTTGCGATCATTCCACTCTGTCGGTTTTATTTTGGGAAAAAACTGTACAAAGTTTTCGTTTTGCATgaggaacattttttttttgttcaatgaatatttttgaaatgccATCACCGTAATTTCTAAGCAGATCTACCTTCCTGTATTatgttaacaatttttatttaaatagtaATGTAATTGTAGACTAAGTTCATGTAATTGTGTAGGGGGCGTGATGTACTTCCTCCACTGTAcgacaatttaataataaatactttgtgtacataaattttatcattCAGGAATGTCCTTTACGTGTATTATATTGTGAATCcttatttatataaatttataacattttgtcCCAGTCCGACACTTTGGGTTTGTAGACAAATAAACGTTTATACTGAACACGATGATTTTAGCTCAAAAATtcccaatttttttccattttttcaaTAGTTGTGAaggcattttaaaatttttctacgTTGATGACGAAGCTGAGTTAGaataaaatgaagtttttgaaAAGAGTTACTGTTTTCAGTTTACGTCGACAGCTTTTGTTCCGACTTTGAACTAGagcttattatttttcttttattctgCACCTCGAACACTTAACAAGGAATACTAAGTTAAACATTCTTTGCATGTAACTACTCATATGCTAACACCACGTAAATTTTCCACCACAATTGTTTTGTGTTCATAATACCGGTGCGCCTTTAACGTGACGCGAAAGGGAGGAGGGCTAAACAGTGACTAGAACGCCACCACCGCCCCACATGAAATTAACACAAATTCTCTTAATACCCGAGGCCGCCTTATCTTCGAGAGTTTTTCTTCGGCGATAATCGATGATAACGCGTGGACAAAAAGTGCCTGTTTGGCGGTCAAAGTTTACGCGACAAGCCCTTGCATAAATCCTTCCACACTCGTGGACAGATCCGAAtcgaaacaacaaaataaaaagtacTTGAACTTCGACAGAAATCGACGATGTTTGTCCTTGACCTACcgatttgaaattaattaatttatgtccACCGATTCGATAATCGCAATCACCTAAAAGATTGAATCCTACTTCTCTGCCTACACCTCGTGGCCCTATTGCTAATGTGCCtcttttatttctattttttctgGCAAACCGTGGTcatttataaatgtaaaatttcttCTGGTTTTTTAAAATCGATTGTTAAACAAACAGTCATCATGACCATTGATATTACTTTTGTATATTTTCTGATTATCTTGTCCAATCCCTCTTCtctaaatattaaatttatggATCGCTACCACCACAAGATAGAAACATTGAAAGATACTAATTACATTTCAGACGAATTGATTTTGGCACCTCTATCAATAATCCTGTCATGTAAAccacagcaatttttttttgttcgacatttgtctgaatttgagaattttctcctatgtgaacggattttgataaatgtcaaaacgaaacgtcaagctaattttaaaaattttaagcgatttggagccttaaGGGGCCtgtccaacaaaaaaaaatcgtattcaacttgttcgtgtgtaaattgtgctctttttgaacaatttactATAATAATTGTGATTGCcgaaggttggttactatgaattgagagaAGGCAGtgaatttctttaaaatggatgttttttcgtttcacaatcaattttggtttctggtgGCGTATTTAATTGGACTTAATTTCGCAATTGATTGAAAATACCACAGAGAACTCGTttctgatattaaaaattatgaaggagacattgatttcaaattaggtaattaatttttggtaCCAAAATGTGAGTAATTTATTAGGACGACCCTCGATGGGTCATAATTCTTGATTGACAATGGTCGCTTACCGCAAATAACCAGCTGTAAATCATAACTGGCGGTACGGTCCTGGATTTGTGAGGTGCCGATGACTTATTGGAGACTTTACCACCGTTTGATGATTTGcgtcattttaaaatactaccaTAAAAATGCTACTACTTTGTTCGTAGATGTTAAATGTCGATTTATTCAGTTATTAtcctaatttaaataataataataaattttttgccaGTTATTATCCTAATTTAAATGCCAACCTTTGTATAATCAAAATGTACACTAACCTGTAGGTGAGATTACTGAGACTGGAAGAAAAAAATCCGGATTGCTTTATTACTTTGGTAATAAAACGCTatcaaagtcaaatttcacatttattttattttataaaagatGACGGCCATTTCGTACATTGGAAAATTAAGACTATGCCttctaaatttcattttttttttacaatgaaaatagatatttatgtattaagggagatatgaacatGATTTTTCCCTGAGGTTTATAAGTCAATCGaggggaaaaacatgaatatctcccctggtgcatacaatattttattttttagtctatacttaaaagttaaaactttctaaaaaacattttgcagGGAAGATTGCGTGAATATATGGTTACTATAGTTTCGTTCTCATGaatttgttgtaaacaatgggaagggcgaaaaaatttgaaatatcccAAGGGAGttatgagttgtttttcataatgtgtatttatgacgaaaagaaacaatgtggtgttactaaaaaataaaaggttTTATCGCAAATATGCCATACGATGGTCCATCCTGTATAATGAGCAACTTTACTCCCTGATTGTATGGAGTAAAATGGCTCTTTTTTCCCCTTGGCCAAAAAAACATAGCCAACTCAAGCTTTtgttcaacttttttttcccTCGGGCAAAAACGCATAACCAATTCAACATTTTATGATACATTATTTAGTTCATATtatgtaattctttttttactcGAAGTGCAGTGTAACAATCATGCACTTCCGAGATGCAGATATCTACgatccaaaaattttatttgaaaaaagtcgaaaggttaaaaattatttttaactgtcaacatgacacttaaatttaacataaaagttaaaaataatttacaaattttcgacttttttcaattaaaattgttgggtcgtgcaaaaaatagtatatgcaCCTCAGGAGTGAATGATTGCACTGTACCTCGGGTAAAAATCATGCACTTCACTCCCTCGGCgcataatctactatttcGTGGTTTAACAATTACAATTTATGAATTTATATTTGTCCTGAGACTTTGTCTTCGACTGTTCCACCTCATCCCAACTCATCCACGTTTAGTAATACTTGCTGTGTACCCCTCTACGCTGTGTACCGAACAGGCTGCATCATTAATTTCTAAGAATTTCTCATTAACCCTCATTACCCCTAAAAGTaccgaaatattttttctacacaGGATGTTTTCGatgttgaggcgttccttgtaacaccaGGTAtgatacattattcttaagaattttcttcttagtaaaatgtttgtattaacggagataattgattgtatatttttattgttttctaaaattttgagtccggtcctgtctatttctccgctgtaggTACAGTCgcaagcaataaattttggtcgtcaacgtcattctttgacgcaatcgaaaatgctccattgtaaaacagtcgtaaatatcataacctatcatcatgttgtatgacattaattgtcatttttttctaaattttttgacactttgttgacgtgggcataatcagacagggaattttttttatttgtgacaatctaaccaaattgtgaaatgacattgacgatcaaaattaattgctcACGAcagtactagattaataactgacgtggcccaggatggtgtctttctggaaatcgttCTGCGTACtttctggacgccgcagctgcattctgataacgtgataacattgtccatacattagcaacgtatctgtgagctcattattttcgtaatgataaagccattctGACTATGTAATTAGATGACAGCTctaacaatatttttgattaacgtccatgctcatttgatttttttttgtcaattctgatttctaacaaatcaccgcaaatttgagcaggtccggtttcaaaaatttcaaaaaaataaacttattgtatcttcagcaacaggaatagtaccccaatctctttttaaaaatttaaaaattttggacttagagaacacattggtggttgaaattcaaaaaggtatattattatactcatgtcacatcgtgaggaaattccttaacattgacacagaacataaaacacaaaaaagtcaaaatgcggaggcgagacgccggtaattatgttgttaagcactgcactattacttggtagtattatccgtaatagtgtatgtactccggcaaaattgccgtgccgccgggtggaggtgggatatgTATATTCTCCTTAGACAATGATATTACTAaagtgattttggctaaaactctttagaacaacgcatactatcatatgttaaaaggaacgcctgaACTTCtaaaacatcctgtatatacaTATATTCAAGTATCTCTTGGTGCATCCCTCAGTTTATCGCGGTGACTGTGATTGCCATGTATCATTCAAAATTGGACGCTAGCGACCTACCTGACTGTTTAATCCTACCCTTAAATTGGACCTGTTTCTTTTCTTCCATAATAATCAGTGGATATAGTGTATGTATTCCGAAAATTTCATATAATTGCAGCGAGGGGTGATATTAGAATTGGGGGTGTGGTGGgtaaagtttaaaattaagatatttacaatttttattttcttgttaaacGTGTTGGAGGTTAGTTCTACTGTATTCGGTATCGCAATTATGGAAACTTTCAATATTAGTAGTGAACGTGGAAAAGAAGTGCTAATTGTGGAATCTGCCAAATTTACCAAAGACAAAGTAGGTACCTACTGAAAAGCGGTGAAACTTACTGGAGATGTGCCATACGTTCCTGCAATGCTGCAAAGCAAaggtttttacaataattatagaaaatataatttctaAACATAATCACTAAAGatattaaaaagttaaatcaTCAAGCAACAGCGTAAAAAGAAAGGGGGTAGAAGAAGCAGCCGAAAGACATTCCAAAATAATACATCCCGTATTAAAATATCACAGTGAAGAAATgagtacctacctacctagGGTACCTATCTGTTCGTGACATTTGTCATATTCGTAACATTTTGTACAATAACGGGCAAAAATATCAACCACCGCTCCCAAAAACTACGGAGGAAGTTATGGATACTTTGAATACAGTAAGTATTCAAACAATTAGAgaggattttttgtttatttgcaaTCAACATATTAAGATTGTTGTGTTTGACAAATATTCGTTACCTACGTTATTTATGTAGTAgcgaaaacattttcttcgatgGGACGTTTAATTATTGCacccaacattttttacaatcaTTTACTGTCCACATCATTGAAAATGGACACTACAATCAATTGGTATATTTTGTTTATCACCCCCAAAAAACGTACGaaagattttttcttttactgAAAAATAGGTGCGAAAGTGGTGGATTTTAGTTAAATCTAAAAAACTTGTGGCAGACTTTAAAATAGGCTACCCATCATAATTAATTGGATGCCGTTTTCACCTTGGACAGGCTTGGTGTTAAAATTTATCAATGTTGATTCTTGCATCAATTCTCAACCATCATCGGAAAttatttgtgaaaaattccaattaattttattttgaaaaattagacATTAAAATGCCACACAAGACATTTAGTTCAGCAACTTGATCATAAATATCCAgcttgttaattaatttttgaagtattaCAAAGTGTTTGGAGGGAACAATCTGTTAACGTTTTTTGAATGAAGCTCAAGTCGTTCCCTCCAATTTTTCGGGGTCAAACTTCCCGCCGAATCAATAATTCGCTCACTTCCTTCCGCGCACGCGCACTTCACTTCGTCACCCGGGTTCTAGATTATAATAACAGCCTTGAGTGGCGCTGGCCGGCGTAGCGACTAAATTTGGAACTAAGTTGCCAATTTATGAAGTTTACACCCGTGCTTTTGCGGCGTTTGTGCAATTCAATTATATTCCACTCGTGTTAATAATTGAATTGAATCTGAGATACTTCCTTAACTCGCTTCGCAGACTTCCTAGAGGTAAGCAACAAGACAGTCGCGTTCCTTCCGCAAATCGCGCTTATAATCGCACACCGGGTTTTCCTGGATTCGACATGGACAATGATCCATTTTCGAGCCCGCACAAATTCCGCTCGTTCCCGACTATCCTGAATATTTCGGGGGTCCCTTGCACTTTCACCCCGCTTCTAACGCACCGATCGGCCGGGATCTGCCGCCAGATCGGGCTTCGGCCGCCGATTGCGAGAAATTTCACTTATCTGCGCTCCATGTGTGCAATAATTATGGAATCCCTTTGTTTGTCTGTTGAGATTTTTGCCGAGAGGTGGGAACGCGCGTGCTGATAAGGGTTGGGATGAGGCAGGAAGGCCACTATAGGTCAGCTTTTGCAGGGCACTTTCCGCAGTTTTTCAAGTTCAAATAACGCATCAGGAATGGTAATGGAGGCTCCCCCATCACCCCAAAGTGTAGGAAGGGAATTTGTGCGCCAATACTACACTTTACTCAACAAGGCCCCAGCTCATCTCCATCGGTAAGTGCACTCCAACACCCAATTCTGGAACATGTGCTACCCATGAGGTGCACCATTCTCAATGTTTGTCAACTAGTGTAGTTGCAGCAAACTGATCAATTCCAAATTAGGTGAACCCCCTTTGAGTCTATCTCAGTAGATAATTTTAAGCATCCTATAATGAAATGCCTCACCAGTTTGGGGGAGATaagatttgaaaattaaacaaatataattttccaatACCAAACTAATGTTGAATGGACTGTTTACAATTATTGTACTGCTTGGCAACAAGTATCGCCACAATACAACAAATTGGTAATTACCTAAATTATCCAGATGAcaagaaataatttcattcGATCCCATTGCTTGTTCATCAAGTCTAGATCTGCAAAGCGGCGTCCTTGGAACAGTTTCGCTCGCGATGGATCGAGTTTTGTATAAATATTGtacttttaaattaattgttattgacTTTTTCACAGTCCAGTCGAGATTTGTCGCTGTTTTTCAGTCACGCGAATTTCGCTTCAATTGTGTTTTCGTGAGTCACGCCCTTTACACTTTTTCCCCAAAGAtgtgaagaagaaaaaacgcaTTAAAATGcagttttatgtttattgCGTGCAATTATCGGATGATGTAAAATATGTTAAAGCGAGGCTTTTACGGCTGCAATCGCAATAAAGAATGCACTTGGGATAATAACTGACAAAATGAGGTAACGTGTAAATTGCAGCTTAGTTGCGAAATTCATTGATATTGGTAAACAGTGATTGATCGTGACAGTGAAGATTTACGAGTAGGATAAGCAGATTGTGCAAAGCGGAAGCGTCATTATTTGTTTTggtaattttgcaaaatactcgatttgttgttttgtttagGGAAAGTAATAAATTCGGCATCGGTTCTGCAAATATTTTGGGAACGGTACACACCATTAATTAGTGCCTACTAATAATTAAGATAAATAAATCGGTTAAATTTAGATAAGAACGAAGTATGATAATTTGTACGTTCTAGGTTAAGCCactcgaaatttttttaatggttgTAATTACGTCGCGAGCCAATTATCTATGAGAGGTTCTTAAATTTTGCACCAGCTCGATGTgacattttttcttgttgCGTATGTGTGtagtttggaaaaataaagacGTCGATCTTATCAAATCGGTTCTCGGAAGGACGACAAAACCCACATCTATATCAACCCTCACATTCGCACGATAACAGCCCACGATAAGATGGAAATTTTCTAGGGGAATgagagatttttttctttagaaGAGTGGAACAGTCAAAACGAACGACCGTCCACGTGGAAGGTtacgtaataaaatataaaagagTCGGGGAATAGACGAATGTTTCAAGTTTTTAGTGGCGAAAAGCGTCCGTTGTGGGATCTAGGGGACGTTACTACCGGCAGACCTGACGGATTAGTCCTGAAACCACCCTTAACAGGCGCCATTTTCTCAAGGTCGCCCTTTGGGGGACGGACATTTTGGAAGCCTCTCATAGGGTTTGTTAAATTTTCACGATTTCAAGGCTCAGTCACGAATCTAATTAGAAAAAAGACATTTGTTGAtataaattgatttaaaaagaaatcatCGGGAGGCTGAAACGAACGTACATTTGTGCAAAGCATAAGtcgaataaatttaattttgttttagtcCAACCTGATCATGTGCAAGATGAGAAGACGAGGTTTATAGTGTTGGTATTTTTATTCGTGCAGTGATCAGTCTAACGAAATTAATTTAGtctttaaaatttgttgtgcTTCTGAAGGGTGTCGTCTGTCGGTTTTTCTAGTTGTCATGAGCATACAGAGATGTACAAAATGATCGTGGGAATGAGTCGATAAAAAGTACGTTCCTAAGGGATTTGTTTCAGTAGGGTTTGGCGGCCCTCACTGAAGAAGGGTTGGGGGTTGAAACGGATAAGAGAGGGAGGCTGATTGTCTGATTTTGAAAGCTTCCAGAAAAAGAATTGGAAAATATCAAAACAAGTCTTTTTTAtcggttttatttaattttcaattaaaccaCAATTACAAACAATGCattgtaaatgaaaataaatgttgCTAAGTTTATAATTGCATTTAAGTTGATTAACGAGTGATGACTTTGTTAAGTAAACATCAAACAACTTACCAAGAAGCTACAAGGTATTACAAATAAATGCATgaataaatttgcaattttttaaagttgaatctaaatttttatgCAAAATAGTAGGATTCAGATTCGGTGATCGAGCTGGTCAATTGTTTTGTCTTGAAACCATCTCTTTAAGGATGTGGTGTCATCCTACTCTAGGTAggatattttataatttattgggGATTTTTTTCGCTTTTGCGCTGTAGACAAATTCTCTCATTTGTCTTCAACTTTATTAATGCTTCGACATAATATGCAAActttttcaaacaaataaaagcTTGTTATAGGCGATTATGTATATTCCCGCAAAAAGAATGTTGCCaaaaggaaaattaaaaaaagaacattTTGCGAATGAACTATTGATTTTGTCGTGTGTTTTACTACCTTTTGCGTACCCAAACATTAAAAAGAAGGTTTTGCCTTGGTTTTAATACTGACTATAATGACCTTCACTGGAGATACACACAAAATTGAAAGTCAATCGCTTGAGTAGATTTCGAAATATTATGATAACCATGTTAAAGAACATGGTttggtcttttttttttcactttcacTTTTTCGAAACCCTGTTATTTAAGAAATGCTGTTAGAAAAAGATCGTTATTTAATACTTTACTCGttgtcttgttgaaatatGAGATGCAACTGCGTGTCGTCTTCTACACGTGCAAGcattacatttttgtaatcaCGTTGCTATCTACAACAACGTTTTTCAAGTCCTGAATTAATACACGCTCTACTACTAGTATTTGTACTAGTTTCATGTTGTAAAAACGCATCGTTGTTGGATAGATTGAAATAATGGTATATTTTTTGGATGCTGCAGGTTTTACAACCAGAGCTCGTCGTTCGTCCACGGGGGCTTGGACCCACCGAACCGCGAGACCAGCCCCGTCATCGGCCAGAAGCAGATCCACCAGAAGATCCAACAGCTGAATTTCCACGACTGTCACGCCAAGATCACCCAGGTCGACTCCCAGGCGACCCTGGGGAAGGGCGTTGTGGTCCAGGTGACCGGGGAGCTGTCGAACGCGGGCCAACCGATGAGACGCTTCACCCAGACGTTCGTGTTGGCTGCCCAGAGTCCCAAGAAGTACTACGTCCATAACGACATCTTCAGATACCAAGACGAGATCATTTCTGATGAGGAGGGCGAGGCCGAGAACCGGTCCGAACCGGAGGACGACGCCTCGCAGGAACGTCAAGTTTTGGGCGACGTCCAGCAGATCAACCAGGCTCCGATTCCCTACTACAACCCGACCACCACTCCCATGCAGCCGAACATGCCACCGGTTCCTCACCATCAACCTCCTCCTCACGTGATGGCCCCGCAAGCGGTTCCTACCGTCAACGGGGCGGTCCACCCCGACGACATTAGCGTTCTGCCAGGTGAGACAACCTCGGGACGACGGTTGCGGACCAGTTGTTGTGAAGGATTCGTTGTTCCAGGTCCTGTCCCTCACGTCAGTGCAACCCAAGGACAAGTTATACCGGCCCCGATCACCAACATTCAACCGACCAACATGGTCCAACCGTTGAATCCGACCGCACCAATCGAAGAGAATCAACAGATTGAACCTGTGGTCGAGGAACAACCTGAAATCTCCTACAATGACACGACGGAACCGGAAGCAGATACCCAAGATTTAAGTGCCGAGCCTGGTATGGGCGAGGAGGTTTTCGAGACTGGCGACACTAAAACAGTTGTTGCAGTGATGACCTCCAATGAGCCGAAAACGTACGCGAATCTTTTGAAATCGGGAAATAACGTGCCGTTCAGCAGCCCACCGCTGGCGACATCCGTACAAGCTCAAGCCCCGAGATCCGTGTCCCCTGTAAGTAACGCAACGTCCGGGGTGCCGCAAGGCGCGATTCTCGGGACCTAGTGTAAAACGACCGCctgtattaattatttttgtgtgtTGCAGCCGACGATGGGACCCAGAGGTGATCAAGGTCTGGGAAATCGCAACAACATGAATCGCGGTCCCAGAATCAATCAGCAAAGACTCCAGAAGCAGGACTCGGGGAGGGGAGTGCCGGGGAGAAACTCGTTCAATGAAGACGGTAAGAAAATGTTTGTGACGAAAATAAAGAGAGGGAGTGTGTTAATTGTGTTTGTATTTAGATGACAGGAAGCGTCCGCAAGGCAACAATTTCGGCGACCAGAACCAACTCTTCTTGGGTAATCTGCCGCACAACGCGACCGAAGACGAGTTGCGCGAGATCTTCTCCGAGTTCGGGTCTATCCTGGACTTGAGGGTGCACAGCAAGCCGACTAACAAGGTGGCGGTGCCGAGCGGCCGCGCCCCTCCGAACTACGGCTTCATAACCTACGAGACGCAGACGGGTGTGCAGAACTGTCTCGCCGCCAAGGTGAGTAGCGGAGATGTTGTTTGCGAGAAGCGGTGGTGAGGATGGAGTGTGTGATTGCAGCCGATCTTCTACCCGAAGGACGACAAAAACGGGACGCAGCTGAACGTGGAGGAGAAGAAGACGAAGGACCGTCAGTCGTACGGGACCGGTCGTCCCAGCAGCAACGACAACCGCTCCCGGGACAACAACGGTCCGAGACGCAGCGGTCCCGGCGGCCTCGGTGGCCCTAACAGGAACAACGCCACCGGAGGCAGCGGCGGCGGTTCGACCGGGATGGCTCCCAGTCGGACCAACAACTACAACAGAGGCGGAGGGCCCCCGAATCGCGGGCCCAACACGTACAACCGCCGCTAGCTCCGCCACCACCCCATCCC contains the following coding sequences:
- the rin gene encoding ras GTPase-activating protein-binding protein 1 isoform X1; the protein is MFQVFSGEKRPLWDLGDVTTGRPDGLVLKPPLTGAIFSRSPFGGRTFWKPLIGFYNQSSSFVHGGLDPPNRETSPVIGQKQIHQKIQQLNFHDCHAKITQVDSQATLGKGVVVQVTGELSNAGQPMRRFTQTFVLAAQSPKKYYVHNDIFRYQDEIISDEEGEAENRSEPEDDASQERQVLGDVQQINQAPIPYYNPTTTPMQPNMPPVPHHQPPPHVMAPQAVPTVNGAVHPDDISVLPGFVVPGPVPHVSATQGQVIPAPITNIQPTNMVQPLNPTAPIEENQQIEPVVEEQPEISYNDTTEPEADTQDLSAEPGMGEEVFETGDTKTVVAVMTSNEPKTYANLLKSGNNVPFSSPPLATSVQAQAPRSVSPPTMGPRGDQGLGNRNNMNRGPRINQQRLQKQDSGRGVPGRNSFNEDDDRKRPQGNNFGDQNQLFLGNLPHNATEDELREIFSEFGSILDLRVHSKPTNKVAVPSGRAPPNYGFITYETQTGVQNCLAAKPIFYPKDDKNGTQLNVEEKKTKDRQSYGTGRPSSNDNRSRDNNGPRRSGPGGLGGPNRNNATGGSGGGSTGMAPSRTNNYNRGGGPPNRGPNTYNRR
- the rin gene encoding ras GTPase-activating protein-binding protein 2 isoform X4 yields the protein MVMEAPPSPQSVGREFVRQYYTLLNKAPAHLHRFYNQSSSFVHGGLDPPNRETSPVIGQKQIHQKIQQLNFHDCHAKITQVDSQATLGKGVVVQVTGELSNAGQPMRRFTQTFVLAAQSPKKYYVHNDIFRYQDEIISDEEGEAENRSEPEDDASQERQVLGDVQQINQAPIPYYNPTTTPMQPNMPPVPHHQPPPHVMAPQAVPTVNGAVHPDDISVLPGFVVPGPVPHVSATQGQVIPAPITNIQPTNMVQPLNPTAPIEENQQIEPVVEEQPEISYNDTTEPEADTQDLSAEPGMGEEVFETGDTKTVVAVMTSNEPKTYANLLKSGNNVPFSSPPLATSVQAQAPRSVSPPTMGPRGDQGLGNRNNMNRGPRINQQRLQKQDSGRGVPGRNSFNEDDDRKRPQGNNFGDQNQLFLGNLPHNATEDELREIFSEFGSILDLRVHSKPTNKVAVPSGRAPPNYGFITYETQTGVQNCLAAKPIFYPKDDKNGTQLNVEEKKTKDRQSYGTGRPSSNDNRSRDNNGPRRSGPGGLGGPNRNNATGGSGGGSTGMAPSRTNNYNRGGGPPNRGPNTYNRR
- the rin gene encoding ras GTPase-activating protein-binding protein 2 isoform X5, which gives rise to MVMEAPPSPQSVGREFVRQYYTLLNKAPAHLHRFYNQSSSFVHGGLDPPNRETSPVIGQKQIHQKIQQLNFHDCHAKITQVDSQATLGKGVVVQVTGELSNAGQPMRRFTQTFVLAAQSPKKYYVHNDIFRYQDEIISDEEGEAENRSEPEDDASQERQVLGDVQQINQAPIPYYNPTTTPMQPNMPPVPHHQPPPHVMAPQAVPTVNGAVHPDDISVLPGPVPHVSATQGQVIPAPITNIQPTNMVQPLNPTAPIEENQQIEPVVEEQPEISYNDTTEPEADTQDLSAEPVMTSNEPKTYANLLKSGNNVPFSSPPLATSVQAQAPRSVSPPTMGPRGDQGLGNRNNMNRGPRINQQRLQKQDSGRGVPGRNSFNEDDDRKRPQGNNFGDQNQLFLGNLPHNATEDELREIFSEFGSILDLRVHSKPTNKVAVPSGRAPPNYGFITYETQTGVQNCLAAKPIFYPKDDKNGTQLNVEEKKTKDRQSYGTGRPSSNDNRSRDNNGPRRSGPGGLGGPNRNNATGGSGGGSTGMAPSRTNNYNRGGGPPNRGPNTYNRR
- the rin gene encoding ras GTPase-activating protein-binding protein 2 isoform X2 → MFQVFSGEKRPLWDLGDVTTGRPDGLVLKPPLTGAIFSRSPFGGRTFWKPLIGFYNQSSSFVHGGLDPPNRETSPVIGQKQIHQKIQQLNFHDCHAKITQVDSQATLGKGVVVQVTGELSNAGQPMRRFTQTFVLAAQSPKKYYVHNDIFRYQDEIISDEEGEAENRSEPEDDASQERQVLGDVQQINQAPIPYYNPTTTPMQPNMPPVPHHQPPPHVMAPQAVPTVNGAVHPDDISVLPGPVPHVSATQGQVIPAPITNIQPTNMVQPLNPTAPIEENQQIEPVVEEQPEISYNDTTEPEADTQDLSAEPGMGEEVFETGDTKTVVAVMTSNEPKTYANLLKSGNNVPFSSPPLATSVQAQAPRSVSPPTMGPRGDQGLGNRNNMNRGPRINQQRLQKQDSGRGVPGRNSFNEDDDRKRPQGNNFGDQNQLFLGNLPHNATEDELREIFSEFGSILDLRVHSKPTNKVAVPSGRAPPNYGFITYETQTGVQNCLAAKPIFYPKDDKNGTQLNVEEKKTKDRQSYGTGRPSSNDNRSRDNNGPRRSGPGGLGGPNRNNATGGSGGGSTGMAPSRTNNYNRGGGPPNRGPNTYNRR
- the rin gene encoding ras GTPase-activating protein-binding protein 2 isoform X3 is translated as MFQVFSGEKRPLWDLGDVTTGRPDGLVLKPPLTGAIFSRSPFGGRTFWKPLIGFYNQSSSFVHGGLDPPNRETSPVIGQKQIHQKIQQLNFHDCHAKITQVDSQATLGKGVVVQVTGELSNAGQPMRRFTQTFVLAAQSPKKYYVHNDIFRYQDEIISDEEGEAENRSEPEDDASQERQVLGDVQQINQAPIPYYNPTTTPMQPNMPPVPHHQPPPHVMAPQAVPTVNGAVHPDDISVLPGFVVPGPVPHVSATQGQVIPAPITNIQPTNMVQPLNPTAPIEENQQIEPVVEEQPEISYNDTTEPEADTQDLSAEPVMTSNEPKTYANLLKSGNNVPFSSPPLATSVQAQAPRSVSPPTMGPRGDQGLGNRNNMNRGPRINQQRLQKQDSGRGVPGRNSFNEDDDRKRPQGNNFGDQNQLFLGNLPHNATEDELREIFSEFGSILDLRVHSKPTNKVAVPSGRAPPNYGFITYETQTGVQNCLAAKPIFYPKDDKNGTQLNVEEKKTKDRQSYGTGRPSSNDNRSRDNNGPRRSGPGGLGGPNRNNATGGSGGGSTGMAPSRTNNYNRGGGPPNRGPNTYNRR